The Nicotiana tabacum cultivar K326 chromosome 14, ASM71507v2, whole genome shotgun sequence genome contains a region encoding:
- the LOC107779269 gene encoding uncharacterized protein LOC107779269, whose translation MGYTTSMPCACGTKVVEEGEKFMSGTSSAEKESTPEMTLKLEDEDENNKNDLKFDDESRSDGEEKGKEDYDPDDWMTWPNKDVFIKYYQQLRESDGFEFDEYPGSCLFAPIYPMIGFEKFPEFVDEIKGYASMAIKKYFGNDGKGIQY comes from the exons ATG GGTTACACTACGTCGATGCCGTGTGCATGTGGAACTAAGGTGGTGGAAGAGGGTGAAAAATTCATGAGTGGGACCTCGTCTGCGGAAAAGGAATCGACCCCTGAGATGACATTGAAACTCGAGGATGAGGATGAAAATAACAAGAATGATTTGAAGTTTGATGATGAGTCCAGATCTGATGGAGAGGAAAAAGGGAAGGAGGATTATGATCCGGATGATTGGATGACGTGGCCAAATAAGGACGTCTTTATCAAGTACTATCAACAGCTACGCGAGAGCGAT GGTTTTGAGTTTGATGAATACCCTGGGTCGTGCTTGTTTGCTCCCATCTACCCCATGATAGGATTTGAAAAATTTCCTGAGTTTGTGGATGAGATCAAGGGTTATGCTTCAATGGCAATCAAGAAGTACTTTGGCAATGAT GGGAAAGGAATACAGTATTAA